The sequence below is a genomic window from Uranotaenia lowii strain MFRU-FL chromosome 2, ASM2978415v1, whole genome shotgun sequence.
ttttatcttttatatctcagccgtcttaggacatattgaaaatcttctgatctcatttgaaagataatgagcaatagctatctcggaggtactttgcccaaatataatgttttagttttgaacttaaaacttaacctaaagttataacattttcaaaaagtcgcactcaatattcaaagccgatcatctcgggatagggtggaccaaatctcaaaatttgagtggcattagaattcctgttctttacttctcaaaacacaataaaaaaaaattgagaaaaaattcaagaatgtatttttaattaataaaatagacactcgagttatcgtccaaaagtttgggatcacctctttgtatggtgagtttgggatcattcttataaaaacatgcaattttgttttattcatatctttctcatctaacatcgtattgcagagctgaagggttcatttggaagcttaggaattgttgttttttaataaattcattcaaaaattatattttaaggtgagaactataaaaaaaatctgagaactttcaaaaaaacaattaatttcaggtgatttttttatggttatcacttcaaaatataatttttgaatgaatttattaaaaaacaacaattccttagctttcaaatgaacccttcagatctgcaatacgatgttagatgagaaagatatgaataaaataaatttgcatgtttttataagaatgatcccaaactcaccatacaaagaggtgatcccaaacttttggacgataactcaaatgtctattttattaatactttcttgaattttttctcaaatttttttgattgtgttttgagaagtaaagaacaggaattctaatgccactcaaattttgagatttggtccatcgtatcccgagatgatcggctttgaatattgattgcgattctttgaaaatgttataattttaggttaagttttaagttcaaaactaaaacattatatttgggcaaaatacctccgagatagctattgctcattatctttcaaataagatcagaagattttcaatatgtcctaagacggctgagatatgaacgatcaatatttgcatgttttttagtgggtgatcccaaacttttggccggcagtgtattgGATATGATACAGATCAACCCGATTGTTACAGGAATTTCTCGCATGTTATAAAAAAGTGAAgtattttttgctatttttccgaacatcatattttgaaattttaattgtataaaatGATAACGCAAAAGAGGTCTTTACTTACAGTCCTCTTCATACCCTACATTAGGCCGGAAAATGCGATCATTTTTTACCCAAAAACAAGGCAATGTCCTGGGCATTGGATacctaaattttaaactcaaaaaccgGGCCATAACCGGTTGAATCCGGTCAAAACCCAGTTATTTTCCAATAAAAGGCAAAAGAAAaggtgaaaaataaacacatgaaaaatattttttaccaaGACACATTAACGGCGGGcgtttaaatcgtattttacaattccaaaaatgtatgtgaagctattttattttatattcgaagTAATTTGTCCCGAAAATCATACAATCATAATTTAGAGTTGTGGTTTGAATTTagcaaaaattgtgaaaaaattctgacaaatcCGGATTTTTTTCCTCGATATACGGGCAACCGGACCAGACCGGGAATTTCCCATTTATTCTTTAAAGATCCGGTAGCCTGGTAAAAATTGGATAGTCTGGAATGCTTACCCTAGGTTGTTTATGAAATAGGTTTCGGTAGACCGGGacacaaggttgccgaaatcacagaaaaatctgtaatttcacagaattttgagcaaattttcatcacagaatctgtgtcacagaacacagaattttgaaaaattcacagatttcacaaaatttttgaattttgaaccgatttccaaaattataatattttagccaatacaaaatttagattttttttaacttagattaaaaaagtatgatgggatatgtaattttaattgattttgccatacttaaatgtaaaaaagacccaatttatcatgaattttctatgaaaaaaaaaggaaaaagcatcacagaaaaccatcacagaatttttgggtaaaatcacagaaattcagaatttttttttctcaaaaacacagaatttttttcggcaaccttgccggGACAAGCTCTTTTCTAGCCTTGATTTTCATCAGCGTTTACAGTTGGCTATGGAATGGGACTGACTTGCTATCATTCTTGCTAGATGCCTACCGTGAAAATAATCGCATATGCATCCCAGAGtacaattttcaacacaatcataccaaattttgacatttttgaacgaGCAATGATGCAAAAGTATTTGTTCGTCACTTAAGTAACAAATGCTGTTGATTGCTGCCCTCAAAACCGCGGGAAAATacgaaatttcttaaaataagttacaaaattaaatcgctgttttctcaactcatcaaaaacgcaaatgggacggacttgctatgagcagCAGTATATACCCTTGtgggggtaacttttttcaagcATTGCACAGTAGTCCAGGACAGAactttatcgtgacaaaattaataacggATATACTTTAAGAGATATACAAATGGTGTCTTCATCAAAAATGTAAATCGAACCATGTGCTTGAATTatcttaaatcaaatattagGGTGGGTCATTTTTACATGATTTactcataaaaactttttccactgaacagatagagccaaactgtcttctacaaaattataGTTAACGGTTTTTGAGGCAACTTTTACCAAAGAcactacatacatatgtatgacGATTCGTAAgcgagttatgatttttttaatactaaaATGTTAGGGTGTATCGAAAAAACAGTATTCTGACTCTAACTTTTGTGAATAAACTCATACATCCAATTGCCTTCTAAGTCTAagcatttgtttgaaataaaaatttgcacatttttctCTCAGAGCGCAAACTTGTATATAGAGGCGTTCAATAGTTATAaaggatttttttgcaaaaactttgtatgactttcaaatatcaaatttcaagatttgagTTCAGAATACGGGATCAGTATTCGGGATCGAAATTCAGGATCAGGCTCTTGAGGAGTTAAAAAATGTCTTCAATCGGgatccaaaatcaaaaataaccctccagaaccaaattttttttttgtcgctgaaaaattcagagaagcttagttttatgattaaaaaCTACTTTTGTTCTACAAACAACTTTAAAGATGAacaatttttctcgaaatttttttctaaaaattacatAACCACATCGGCTAATAAACTTgactttaaagtattttttcgaTTGTACTTTTCACACAGTTAATTTCCTGTGCCTgtccaatttttattaaattgtaaAACATGTGAACCCTAACTCATGGCTATATTTGTAACTgagatattgaaaattatatgaaaagtaCATAAATATTGCGCATATTGGTCGATTTTTTTGTCTTACCTACTTTCCCAACCCCGCGTTTAAACTGGGTTTGTGTATCATCTCTCTTTCCTAGCTTACGATATatgtttctttaaaaatcattcCAGAATGGTGATCATTTCTTGACTCAACTGCCcatttttttagatcgaaaaacgcATATAACTAGGATTTCTGAAGCTAccatattgataaaaataaacaaaaaattgaaagatttaagATAATTAATTCTTTGAAGTAGTTTGATTTTCCGTATAACTAAATGCATATTCGTTACTCCATCACGTGAATTAATCACTTAATTgttctgttcaaaattttagttatatCTAGTTCAAATGAAGTTGATTATGTGTCATTTGAAATGACGTTGATGTTTGGTTAAgacatcgttttttttcaacttgtatTTATCATCCAATATCAAGTCACAGATCAATCCGATTTCTGTTCTGTAAGATGAAtatcttttggaaaaaaaaaatatctgtaaCTAAACCAATTTTTTCGGAgaacaactgacttgccaactgagctataccaCAAGCCCAACCTTatataaattattcaattatcGGTAGGCGAGAATGAGgataaaaatagaattaaagTATTTATTCCAACATGTCAATCGATAAAGTAAAACATGAACTTTTTATCGCCATACTTCAAAAAacatagtaaactctcaattttttaagaaaaagtttttcaaaatgtatgttatgtgGTCACTTAATTCCTGGAGtctaaaaacatatatttttcttctggatTGATGCTGATAATTgcaaattatttatatttatccAATGACTTATCCAAAATATtccaatgatttaaaaaaaagggtttaaaaaagTGCTTGTATGAGAAcattagaaaattgcgccttcaGGTATGCAATGAATTCAGGGTAGTAGATAATTTTTAAGAGTTCTTTTTACCTgacatttttaaactgtgaaatCAGACCTAATATGGCTAATAAAAAGTCATTGGAACTTTTCTCTTGAGATGTCGCTTAATTTTTGCCAAAGCATAGGGCACCCTAattgaaggatcaagtctcctttaaacttccaaaatatcacaatttgttAGTCCTATGCAAACGCTTCTTGTTAATCTTTGGGTTCATTTATAGATCTATCTTTTGCAGCATATAAACTAGAACTCAAAATGCAAGAGacgccgattttttttctattctgaaagatatgatgaaaataagaaaaagtaatCAAGTATCCCAATTTTCCCCTACAATTTCAGGAATTATTAAcgttatacaaaatttaaagtttttgcagTTTTAATGAAATTCTATGAATTGGGATGAAAGTGTAAGtctaatttgaaaaagttttcccattttcagaattttcattaaaattgcgttatttcaaatattatttacaCCTATtcctttcaaaacattttaaaaagaaaatacttAAATATAATGaatgattttgagttaaaactTTGCTGAAAATGTCAAtgctgttttcaatttttttgtctaaatgaACCTTTCCGTCATGACATTCAatctaataataattttttaacccCTTCCTCAGTTACGATGACATTCCCGATCTACCGAAAAGTCACCCGCCACCGGTCGCCCGCAAAGTGTACCGCCAGGATCTGGTTCtcaaaccagcagcagcagatcaaaatcagaatcagacgCAACAAAATGCCCCAAGTCCACCGGTCGTCACGGCTACAACCGCATCAGTGCCCGCAGAACCCCACCAAATCACATTCAAAAAGCCACCCATTTTTCCGGCACCCACTCGCAGCAACTCTCTGGTACCGGAAATGATGGGTAACGGAAAGGCCCCCAAATTGGCTGATGAAGCTTCTCGGCGTAGGTCGTTCGATATTCACGAGATTAACAAACCTCCGTCTCGGGTTAGTTTGGTGGGGTCCAATTGGCGCAAGGACGAGAAATCGGAACGAAGTGTCAGGGATAAGATTGCCATGTTTTCAAATGGAAGTGAAGCTGGTGGTGGGAACGGGGCTGGAGGAGGAGGAACGATGGTTAATGGAGATGTGGGAACTGCACCGGTGTTGAGGAAGTTCAGCAAAGATTTCACCAAAAGTTCCGAGAATCTGATCATGGATGGAGGTTACTCAAAGAAGTCGGTTGAAGCTATCGAGACGTATGCCACGCTGAGAAAGAAAGCGTTGAGCGTTGAGAATTTGGATGAAGTTGATAGCGTTCCGGGGTCTGTGGAGTTCAGGAACTCGGAAAATAGCTACAAGAGTAAATTTGGACTGGAGATTTCGAAACCAGTGATTTTGGGTAAAGCTTACAGTGTGGAAAACTTGAATCCGTCTGGTGGAATGAAGAGCAGCAATGGTGATAGTAAACTGGACAGCGACTTGTTCGGAAACAATAAAGTTCTCTCGAGAACAACGAGTTTCTCTGGATATTCAAATGGTAACTTGGCAAACATTGCCAACGGCAGCATGGAAGAGAGGCGAAAGTCATCGATCACAAACCTATTGGAGCAACGTAAGAAATCGATGTCCAAACTGAGAGGATTGGTCATTCCGGAAAAGGTGCCAGAAACTGAAGTGCTACCGGATGCAAAGATCATTGGACTACCGATTATCAAAAGTAAAGATTCGGAAAAGATTCTTTCTTCGAACGTACTTAACAAAATTCCAGAAGATTTGTACGCTAAGAAAACTTCTACATTACCCAACCCAGCGAAATCAAATGGAAACTCGTTCCCACCAATGGCAACAGTGAAGCCAACACCAGATCTTGGAGGTACCTACAAGAGTATCTTCAGGAACTTAAATGGTTCATCAAAGTCCGAAGAGAAACCCGAAATAGATGAACAAGGATTCCGAAGACCTCTCACGTTGATTCCACCTGCCAAACCTCCGAGAACATCTTTGGTTTATCCACCTCCCAAAGGCTTCGATCAACCCAGTCTGACCACGGAAGACGAAAGTGATCTTGAGTCCCAGGAGAGTTCCCGGATTTCTTCCCCACCTGCTTCACCGGTTGCTCCTAATCCTCCAGAGAAATATGTCCTTACCAGAACTCTCAGTTCTGAAACGAATACTTCCATCACGAGTTCCAATTCGACCCTAACTTCGAGTTCCGGTTCACAAGCCAGCTGTAGTTCCGTCGGTAGCACTCCGGCAATCGATATGAGCCGTCGTATATCGAAATCATCGTCTACTGAAATGTCAATGAATCGCAAGAACGTATTGGCATCAGCTAAAAGTCGAAGCGGTCGCGGAGATGTTAAGATTGAAGACGCTGCCAATGGCAAGAAACGATACGAGGAAGGCGATAGCACCGATGGCTACGAGGAAGAAGAACGAAGACGCTCCAAATCCAAGCCACGGAACTCATTAACGAATGGGAAGAGTGCAACCAATGGTTCCGAGGAGAAGGAATTGACGCACTACAAGGTGATCGATACGGTAGACAGTATTGTAGATAAGGTGATCAAAGTTGCTTCTTACGTTGAAGTCGTTTCGGATATGGAGGAGAACACCAGCGTTGAAACACAAGTAATCGTTCCTATGCAGAAACCCGTTGAGCCTGTCAAGGAAAAGATAGTGTATGAGAAGAGTGTCTCTGTGGACAGTGCTTCCGCAAACACAATGACTGATCTTGCCAAGTGGGTTCGACACGAAGCTGCCAAAACTATTGTGAGTAAGGATGCCGAAGTTCCTGTCCGTACGGATGTGAAGAAGTTTGTACGAAACATTTCCGAGCAGATTATCAAACCGGTTGATGAGTCGCCGGTCAAGCGAGAGCTTCGCTCTTCCGTTGATAGCAAGAAACTCAATTTGGCTGAGATCCGCAAGTCTTTCGAAGCTAAGGCCAATAATAGTTCGATTGTACCGACGCCGGTAAAGATCATCCAGAAAGACGCTCCGGTAGCAAAATCTACGCCAGCTGCACATGATCGATTCTCATCCTGGGACTCACTAGCATCTTCTTCGTCTTCGGGTGTCTCTTCACTGCAGACCAACAGCATGGTTGGAAACGCGCTTGCCAACAATACTGGTTCATCGCAAACCCTCCAGAGTACTCCGTCGGACTACGGAAGCTTCTCTTCGCTCGGTAGCAGTCACTCGTTGATCACACCCCAGGATCTGCAGCTGATCATCGAAGAAGCTGACCCTCCACTTGCAACCCCGGAAGCATTCGTCATAGTGTTGCAGCGTGAAACGCCTGAATCGAGCATCGGTATAACCCTGGCCGGTGGTTCCGATTACGAGGCGAAAGAGATTACGGTAGGTTGTGGAGTTTTTGTTTGAAACGTGTGAAGACTTATGTTTTTCTCTTTTCAGATTCACAAAATCCTTAACAACTCTCCGGCTGATAAAGATGGTCGGCTACGTCGAGGTGATCGAATCCTTTCCATCAACGGAATGAGCATGCGTGGTTTGACTCATCGGGAGTCGCTAAGTGTACTTAAGGTATGACCCCTTTCAAAAAGTTGAACATTCCATGGTTTTTCAACGCTTCTTTCCAACCCAACAGACACCTCGCCCGGAAGTCGTTATGGTGATCACCCGATCCAAGTCGCTCATCATTGCAGACAGTACCGGCAGTAGTTTGCTGTCCAAATCATCGAAGCGACCATCCCTGGGGTCGCTCAGTTCCCTGGCCGAGAAAAACGAGCTTCCGGACTACGAACGGAAGATCAAGATCCAACACAAGGCTTCGCGATCTCTCGATCTGGATCTCGATATGGTTTCCAACGAAGGTTAGTAGCGATAGGGTGAACAGAAGTATGgaggtttttaattttactgctTGTAATTTTCCAGCCGAAAGCGTCTTCGATGGAACTGCCTCGGAGGATGGTCTACTGTCGGCTGATGAGTCCAAATGTTCCTCGAGCACACCCGCACGAGGTGAGTTTTATGTTTTATCGAATCAAGtgcaaaataatggaaaaaggATTCAAAGTCGAAAACGAAGAGAAGAATAGAGAGGAGTTCAGTAGAGTAGGGTTgagaagagtagagtatagTATAGTAGGATAGAGAAGGAAAGAGTGGAGTACTGTGCAGTTGAGTACTGTGGAGTAGAGTAAAATGGAGTAGTTTAGTGGAGAGTAGAAAAGAATGTATGAGAGTAGAGTGGAGTGGAGTAGAGTAAAGCAGAGTAGCGTAGAgtacagtagagtagagtagacaGAGTAGAAAACAGCAGAGTAGAGTTAAGTAATGTGGAATATAGTAGAGGAgggtagagaagagtagagaagtgtagagtaaagtagagtggagtagagtggagtagagtagagtagagtagagtatagtagagtagagtagagtagagaagagtagagtggAGTAGAGTATAGTGAagtggagtagagtagagtagggtagagtaaagtagagaagagaagagtagagtggagtagagtcgagtagagtagagttggatagagtagagtagagtagagtggagttgagtagagtagagtagagtagagtggagtagagtatagtggagtagagtagagaagagttgagaggagtagaatagagtagagtagaggagagtagagtagtgtagagtagagtagagaagagaagagaagagtagagtatagtagagtagagaagaaaggagtagagtagagtagggtagattagagtagagtagagtaaagtggaGAAGAGtcgagtagaatagagtagagtagagtagagtagagaagagaagagtagagtggagtagaatcgagtagagtaaagtagagtagataAGAgtcgagtagagtagagttgagttgagtagagaagagtagagtagagtagagtagagtagagtagaatagagtagactaaagtagagtagagtagagtagagtagagtagagtagagtagagtagagtagagtagagtagagtagagtagagtaaagtagagtagagtcgagtagagtagagtagagtatagtagagtagagtaaagtagagtagagtaaagtagagtagagtagagtagaatagagtagagtagagtagagttgagtagagtagagtagagtagagtagagtagagtagagtagagtagagtagagaagagtagagtagagtagagtagagtagagtagagtagagtagagtagagttgagtagagtagagtagaatagagtagagtagagtagagtagagtagagtagattacagtaaagtagagaagagtaaagtagagtagagtagagaagagtagagtagagtagaatagagtagagtaaagtagagtagagtaaagtagagtagagtagagtagaatagagtagagtagagtagagtagaaaggagtagagtagagtagagtaaagtagagtagagtagagtagagtagagtagagtcgagtcgagtagagtagagtagagtagagtagagtagagtagagtagggtaaagtagagtagagtagagtagagtagagtagagtagagtagattacagtaaagtagagtagagtaaagtagagtagagaagagaagagtagagtagagtagaataaagtagagtagagtaaagtagagtagagtagagtaaagtagagtagagtagagtagagtagagtagagtcgagtcgagtagagtagagtagagtagagtagagtagagtagagtagagtagagtagagtagagtagggtagggtagagtagagtagagtagagtagagtagagtagagtagagtagagtagagtagagtggagtagagtagagtagagaagagaagagtagagtagagttgagtagagtagagtagagtagagtagagtagtgtGGAGTATAGAAGAGTAGAGAAGAaaggagtagagtagagtagagtagagtagagtagagtagagtagagtagagtcgagtagagtagagtagagtagagtagagtagagtagagtaaagtagagtaaagAAAAGTAGAgtatagtagagtagagtaaagtagagtagagtagagtcgagtagagtagagtagaatagagtagagtagagtagagtagagtagagtagagtagagtcgagtagagtagagtagagtactgtggagtagagtagagtagagtagaacaGAGAAgaaaagagtagagtagaaaagAGTAGGGTTGGGTAGGGTATAATATAGTTAAGTAGAGTAGAGTCGAATAGAACAGAGTAGAGTGTTATAGTAGTTAAAAGTGCAGTAGAGagtgaaatagaaaaaagaaaattagagaAAAGCAAAGTAGAGTAGGGAAAAGTTAAGCAAGGTTCCTTTTATTACATTATTGTTGCGAGTATAGTGGACTATGATAGAATAGAATGTTCCAAAATGGAGCAGAATAGAGTTGTGTACAACAAAATAGAGTAGTGTTAGGTGGACTAACGTTTAGTTGCCCGATACTTtcatgaaattgaattaaaaagttcatgattatatttttttcctttttccaacAGATATGATGTCTCCAATTGTGGGCAGCCGAGTGGTGGAAATGCAAAAAGATGGTGCCGGACTGGGATTCTCCATCGAGGGAGGATTCGACTCACCCACCGGAAACAAACCCCTGATGATCAAGAAAATCTTCATgggtaatttaaatttaaaaaaaatctagacaaCATTTACTAAACATTTTCTTCTTTCGAACAGGTGGTTCGGCGGAAAAATCCGGTTTGCTGAAGGCCGGCGAAGAAATTGTTGCCATTAATGACATTTCGATCGAGCGCATGACGCGGATACAGGTCTGGAACATGATGAAAAAGCTGCCGAACGGAACCGTTCGGATTATGCTGAAGtgaaagaaattataaaataggtGATAAAAGTTCAACTGTGAGAAGACGATTTGCAGAACGAAGCAAACAAAAATACTAGCAGCTATGTTAACGAGAGTGAGAGAAACTGTACAGAATATGAGGCAGCAGCAAAACGTGGAGTAGAAAAACAGTCGTACTAtatacataaaatatttttgtttttattttgaaatacatATGGATTACTTTAGTTTGTTTAAGCCAGAATGCAATTTCCGCTGCACAGAGCGAGCTATTCGGAACGAGCaataataatcaaattattatccttcaattatattttccaaaaaaataaacgCGAAAAAAGCAATCATCCCGAATTTTAAACGAATCCAGCATACCCTAGTCCGTAAGCAGTttgttgttttgtaatttttttttatacctattcgcttttcgaaattttgtacACAAGAGTTATTTatatttcgaaacaaaaaaaaaacatcgttagTCCAAATTTCATTCGCCAAACCGGTGGAAAGCAGCCACTCAGTTAGAGCATAAAGTACTAGCAATAACAACTTTACGCATATAGAAACCTAATTTAGACTGATCTGTGTTGAGGTATCGAAAGCATAAAAAACGAACGAATCAAAACTAACGGGAGTTGAAGTTATGATTAACAGAACTGtaaattggttaaaattaaaatcagaagCAAAAATTCTTGATGAAGCGAAGATAGTAATCATGAgtatagatattttttaacgCAACCTAATCATTAACCTGTTCTTTTTATCCATCAGCAGAAACTAGTGTAGATCGACATGAAGATCACAATGAGagaaagaataaaaacaaaaaggcGATACCATAGCCAACAAGTagcttaattttcttttttattttcttactgCGAAGCGCAACTAACTCAATGAAGAAAAACGGAAAACAATGTCTTGCCTTATTAGAGAATTATTCAATTGGGCAGTACACCCAAAACGATGAATATTATTGCTTCGCAATCATTAGTTATGAATttatttaacagaaaaaatcgc
It includes:
- the LOC129748868 gene encoding uncharacterized protein LOC129748868 isoform X1, whose protein sequence is MEQPRVIFLKPKNAISSSTNNHSQDSRRASFREKESANSSHQAAAAATPITNGSSDESTSDIYNANSAEASTPAPKDTAIMDQMNNVVTTTTIPTAIASIVQQQQQSILTTKVSPPAFSRLPPDGHEFPPNFSEPQPTTITGNGGMMMTVVNGAATVIPGSQHSSYDDIPDLPKSHPPPVARKVYRQDLVLKPAAADQNQNQTQQNAPSPPVVTATTASVPAEPHQITFKKPPIFPAPTRSNSLVPEMMGNGKAPKLADEASRRRSFDIHEINKPPSRVSLVGSNWRKDEKSERSVRDKIAMFSNGSEAGGGNGAGGGGTMVNGDVGTAPVLRKFSKDFTKSSENLIMDGGYSKKSVEAIETYATLRKKALSVENLDEVDSVPGSVEFRNSENSYKSKFGLEISKPVILGKAYSVENLNPSGGMKSSNGDSKLDSDLFGNNKVLSRTTSFSGYSNGNLANIANGSMEERRKSSITNLLEQRKKSMSKLRGLVIPEKVPETEVLPDAKIIGLPIIKSKDSEKILSSNVLNKIPEDLYAKKTSTLPNPAKSNGNSFPPMATVKPTPDLGGTYKSIFRNLNGSSKSEEKPEIDEQGFRRPLTLIPPAKPPRTSLVYPPPKGFDQPSLTTEDESDLESQESSRISSPPASPVAPNPPEKYVLTRTLSSETNTSITSSNSTLTSSSGSQASCSSVGSTPAIDMSRRISKSSSTEMSMNRKNVLASAKSRSGRGDVKIEDAANGKKRYEEGDSTDGYEEEERRRSKSKPRNSLTNGKSATNGSEEKELTHYKVIDTVDSIVDKVIKVASYVEVVSDMEENTSVETQVIVPMQKPVEPVKEKIVYEKSVSVDSASANTMTDLAKWVRHEAAKTIVSKDAEVPVRTDVKKFVRNISEQIIKPVDESPVKRELRSSVDSKKLNLAEIRKSFEAKANNSSIVPTPVKIIQKDAPVAKSTPAAHDRFSSWDSLASSSSSGVSSLQTNSMVGNALANNTGSSQTLQSTPSDYGSFSSLGSSHSLITPQDLQLIIEEADPPLATPEAFVIVLQRETPESSIGITLAGGSDYEAKEITIHKILNNSPADKDGRLRRGDRILSINGMSMRGLTHRESLSVLKTPRPEVVMVITRSKSLIIADSTGSSLLSKSSKRPSLGSLSSLAEKNELPDYERKIKIQHKASRSLDLDLDMVSNEAESVFDGTASEDGLLSADESKCSSSTPARDMMSPIVGSRVVEMQKDGAGLGFSIEGGFDSPTGNKPLMIKKIFMGGSAEKSGLLKAGEEIVAINDISIERMTRIQVWNMMKKLPNGTVRIMLK
- the LOC129748868 gene encoding uncharacterized protein LOC129748868 isoform X2, which gives rise to MDQMNNVVTTTTIPTAIASIVQQQQQSILTTKVSPPAFSRLPPDGHEFPPNFSEPQPTTITGNGGMMMTVVNGAATVIPGSQHSSYDDIPDLPKSHPPPVARKVYRQDLVLKPAAADQNQNQTQQNAPSPPVVTATTASVPAEPHQITFKKPPIFPAPTRSNSLVPEMMGNGKAPKLADEASRRRSFDIHEINKPPSRVSLVGSNWRKDEKSERSVRDKIAMFSNGSEAGGGNGAGGGGTMVNGDVGTAPVLRKFSKDFTKSSENLIMDGGYSKKSVEAIETYATLRKKALSVENLDEVDSVPGSVEFRNSENSYKSKFGLEISKPVILGKAYSVENLNPSGGMKSSNGDSKLDSDLFGNNKVLSRTTSFSGYSNGNLANIANGSMEERRKSSITNLLEQRKKSMSKLRGLVIPEKVPETEVLPDAKIIGLPIIKSKDSEKILSSNVLNKIPEDLYAKKTSTLPNPAKSNGNSFPPMATVKPTPDLGGTYKSIFRNLNGSSKSEEKPEIDEQGFRRPLTLIPPAKPPRTSLVYPPPKGFDQPSLTTEDESDLESQESSRISSPPASPVAPNPPEKYVLTRTLSSETNTSITSSNSTLTSSSGSQASCSSVGSTPAIDMSRRISKSSSTEMSMNRKNVLASAKSRSGRGDVKIEDAANGKKRYEEGDSTDGYEEEERRRSKSKPRNSLTNGKSATNGSEEKELTHYKVIDTVDSIVDKVIKVASYVEVVSDMEENTSVETQVIVPMQKPVEPVKEKIVYEKSVSVDSASANTMTDLAKWVRHEAAKTIVSKDAEVPVRTDVKKFVRNISEQIIKPVDESPVKRELRSSVDSKKLNLAEIRKSFEAKANNSSIVPTPVKIIQKDAPVAKSTPAAHDRFSSWDSLASSSSSGVSSLQTNSMVGNALANNTGSSQTLQSTPSDYGSFSSLGSSHSLITPQDLQLIIEEADPPLATPEAFVIVLQRETPESSIGITLAGGSDYEAKEITIHKILNNSPADKDGRLRRGDRILSINGMSMRGLTHRESLSVLKTPRPEVVMVITRSKSLIIADSTGSSLLSKSSKRPSLGSLSSLAEKNELPDYERKIKIQHKASRSLDLDLDMVSNEAESVFDGTASEDGLLSADESKCSSSTPARDMMSPIVGSRVVEMQKDGAGLGFSIEGGFDSPTGNKPLMIKKIFMGGSAEKSGLLKAGEEIVAINDISIERMTRIQVWNMMKKLPNGTVRIMLK